Proteins encoded by one window of Synechococcus sp. WH 7805:
- the psbD gene encoding photosystem II D2 protein (photosystem q(a) protein), whose translation MTIAVGRAPQRGWFDVLDDWLKRDRFVFVGWSGILLFPTAYLAIGGWLTGTTFVTSWYTHGIASSYLEGCNFLTAAVSTPADAMGHSLLLLWGPEAQGDFVRWCQLGGLWAFVALHGAFALIGFMLRQFEIARLVGIRPYNAIAFSGPIAVFVSVFLMYPLGQSSWFFAPSFGVAAIFRFLLFLQGFHNWTLNPFHMMGVAGILGGALLCAIHGATVENTLFEDGEQANTFKAFEPTQEEETYSMVTANRFWSQIFGIAFSNKRWLHFFMLFVPVMGLWTSSIGIIGLALNLRAYDFVSQEIRAAEDPEFETFYTKNILLNEGLRAWMAPADQPHENFVFPEEVLPRGNAL comes from the coding sequence ATGACAATTGCTGTAGGACGCGCGCCTCAGCGGGGATGGTTCGACGTCCTCGATGACTGGCTCAAGCGCGACCGCTTCGTTTTTGTCGGCTGGTCCGGCATTCTTCTCTTTCCCACGGCCTACCTGGCCATCGGTGGCTGGCTCACAGGCACCACTTTTGTTACCTCCTGGTACACCCACGGCATTGCCTCCTCGTACCTGGAAGGTTGCAACTTCCTGACCGCTGCTGTCTCCACCCCCGCTGATGCGATGGGACACAGCCTGCTGCTGCTCTGGGGCCCTGAAGCCCAAGGCGACTTCGTTCGCTGGTGTCAGCTCGGCGGTCTCTGGGCCTTCGTGGCTCTGCACGGTGCCTTCGCTCTGATCGGCTTCATGCTGCGTCAGTTCGAGATTGCTCGTCTCGTCGGCATCCGTCCTTACAACGCCATCGCCTTCTCCGGCCCGATTGCGGTGTTCGTCAGTGTTTTCCTGATGTACCCCCTCGGTCAGAGCAGCTGGTTCTTTGCGCCCTCCTTCGGTGTGGCCGCAATCTTCCGCTTCCTCCTCTTTCTCCAGGGCTTCCACAACTGGACCCTGAATCCCTTCCACATGATGGGCGTAGCCGGCATCCTCGGCGGCGCACTGCTTTGCGCCATTCACGGCGCCACCGTGGAAAACACCCTGTTTGAGGACGGTGAGCAGGCCAACACCTTCAAGGCGTTCGAGCCCACCCAGGAAGAAGAGACCTATTCGATGGTCACCGCCAACCGCTTCTGGAGCCAGATCTTCGGAATCGCTTTCTCCAACAAGCGCTGGCTGCACTTCTTCATGCTGTTTGTGCCTGTGATGGGCCTGTGGACCAGCTCCATCGGCATCATCGGCCTGGCCCTCAACCTGCGTGCCTACGACTTCGTGTCGCAGGAGATCCGCGCTGCAGAAGATCCCGAATTCGAGACCTTCTACACCAAGAACATCCTTCTCAATGAAGGTCTGCGTGCCTGGATGGCACCGGCTGACCAGCCGCACGAAAACTTCGTCTTCCCTGAAGAGGTTCTGCCACGCGGCAACGCCCTCTGA
- a CDS encoding ABC transporter ATP-binding protein, which translates to MKAEAHADSDRAALCFDRVSFCWPCGTQALDQCSVEIRSPGLWMLVGSNGSGKSTLFRMICGLIHPQRGEVRCSLRPALVFQNPDHQLLLPSCSSELLLNLPPQLSRSKKLERIEELLEQVGLAGMGGRSIHTLSGGQKQRLSIAGALASEANLLLLDEPTALLDSASQTTILATVQQLCHRSKTPLTALWVTHRLGELDHADGAARMENGRIGPWRSGPVVRQELEPLAGRRG; encoded by the coding sequence ATGAAAGCAGAGGCACACGCCGACTCCGACCGGGCAGCACTCTGCTTCGATCGGGTCAGCTTCTGCTGGCCCTGCGGGACCCAAGCTCTCGATCAATGCAGCGTGGAGATTCGGTCCCCTGGGCTTTGGATGCTGGTGGGCAGCAACGGCAGCGGCAAGAGCACGCTGTTCCGGATGATCTGCGGCCTGATCCATCCACAACGTGGAGAAGTGCGCTGCTCCTTACGACCTGCTCTGGTGTTTCAGAACCCAGACCATCAACTGCTGCTGCCGAGCTGCAGCAGCGAGCTTCTTCTCAATCTCCCTCCTCAGCTTTCGAGATCCAAGAAGTTGGAGAGGATTGAGGAGCTTCTTGAACAGGTGGGCCTGGCCGGAATGGGCGGCCGATCGATTCACACCCTTAGCGGAGGGCAGAAGCAGCGCCTCTCGATCGCGGGTGCTCTCGCCAGTGAAGCCAACCTACTTCTGCTCGACGAGCCGACCGCGCTGCTCGATTCCGCCAGCCAGACGACGATCCTTGCCACCGTTCAACAGCTTTGCCACCGCTCCAAAACCCCCCTGACCGCACTCTGGGTGACCCATCGACTGGGAGAGCTTGATCACGCCGATGGTGCCGCACGGATGGAAAATGGACGCATCGGCCCCTGGAGAAGTGGCCCAGTCGTGAGGCAGGAGCTCGAGCCTCTTGCAGGACGGCGGGGCTGA
- a CDS encoding response regulator transcription factor, protein MKPCILLIEDDRDMRELVSGHLEHSGFDVQSAEDGIKGQALALQYSPDLILLDLMLPKVDGLTLCQRLRRDERTSGIPILMLTALGGTKDKVSGFNSGADDYLTKPFDLEELQVRIKALLRRSDRAPVGSSGNHHEILSYGPLTLVPERFEAIWFDKPVRLTHLEFELLHCLLQRHGQTVAPSLILKEVWGYEPDDDIETIRVHVRHLRTKLEPDPRKPRFIKTVYGAGYCLELPTGAQLEGLEDVLSQARQDREQNDQNNRATA, encoded by the coding sequence ATGAAGCCCTGCATCCTGCTAATCGAAGACGACCGGGATATGCGCGAGCTGGTCAGCGGCCATCTCGAGCACAGCGGCTTCGATGTTCAGAGCGCTGAGGATGGCATCAAAGGGCAAGCTCTTGCTCTGCAATACAGCCCGGATCTGATCCTTTTGGATCTGATGCTTCCGAAAGTCGATGGGTTGACCCTCTGCCAGCGGCTCCGTCGCGATGAGCGAACGTCAGGGATCCCGATTTTGATGCTCACCGCGCTTGGAGGCACCAAAGACAAAGTGAGCGGTTTCAACTCCGGAGCCGATGATTACCTCACGAAGCCCTTCGATCTCGAAGAGCTCCAAGTGCGTATCAAGGCCCTATTACGCCGCAGCGACCGGGCTCCAGTGGGCAGCTCCGGCAACCACCACGAAATTCTCAGTTACGGGCCTCTCACCCTGGTTCCTGAACGCTTCGAAGCCATCTGGTTCGACAAGCCGGTCCGCCTCACCCACCTCGAATTCGAGCTGTTGCACTGCCTGCTCCAGCGTCACGGGCAAACCGTTGCACCCTCTTTGATCCTCAAGGAAGTGTGGGGGTATGAGCCGGACGATGACATTGAGACCATCCGTGTTCATGTGCGTCACCTGCGCACCAAGCTCGAACCCGATCCTCGGAAACCCCGTTTCATCAAAACGGTTTATGGAGCTGGTTATTGCTTGGAACTTCCCACCGGTGCCCAGCTAGAGGGTCTTGAGGACGTCCTCTCCCAAGCACGTCAGGATCGAGAGCAAAACGATCAGAACAATCGCGCAACCGCCTGA
- a CDS encoding DNA polymerase III subunit delta': MASELFADLQGQPLATQLLQSALALQRLAPAYLFSGPDGVGRRLAALRFMEGVLSGGSQDPRERRRLEERNHPDLLWVEPTYSHQGRLISRSEAEAAGVNRRTPPQVRLEQIRDLGRYLARQPLESARGLVVLEQPEAMAEGAANALLKTLEEPGHGLLILLSAAPDRLLTTIRSRCQQIRFTRLPDGVMHAVLAQLPDDAGHRALEIAASEPELVALASGSPGALLEHVRLWSSIPEALKERFRNLPQTPVDALGLARDVCEQLEGEQQLWLISWWQTVLWRQQLNRVSVERLNRLRHQLLSFVQPRLAWEVTLLNLIRSHTA; the protein is encoded by the coding sequence CCAGTTGCTGCAATCCGCGTTAGCGCTTCAGCGCCTGGCACCGGCGTATCTGTTCAGCGGCCCTGATGGGGTGGGACGCCGGCTTGCTGCCTTGCGCTTCATGGAAGGTGTGCTCAGTGGCGGCAGCCAAGACCCCAGGGAACGCCGGCGTCTTGAAGAGCGCAACCATCCTGATCTGCTTTGGGTGGAGCCCACCTACAGCCATCAGGGGCGCCTCATCTCCAGGTCTGAAGCCGAAGCCGCCGGAGTGAACAGACGCACACCGCCCCAGGTTCGTTTGGAGCAAATTCGTGACCTCGGCCGTTATCTGGCTCGACAGCCTTTGGAGTCAGCGCGAGGGCTGGTGGTTCTTGAGCAACCGGAGGCGATGGCTGAGGGAGCGGCCAATGCCTTGCTCAAAACCCTCGAAGAGCCGGGGCACGGGTTGCTGATTCTGCTTTCGGCTGCACCTGATCGTTTGCTGACCACCATCCGCTCTCGATGCCAGCAGATCCGTTTCACTCGGTTGCCCGATGGAGTAATGCATGCAGTGCTGGCCCAGCTGCCAGATGATGCCGGGCACCGAGCTCTGGAGATTGCTGCCTCTGAGCCTGAGCTTGTGGCTTTGGCGTCAGGCTCTCCCGGTGCACTGCTCGAGCACGTACGTTTGTGGAGTTCGATTCCTGAAGCACTGAAGGAGCGCTTCAGGAATCTGCCCCAGACTCCCGTGGATGCTCTCGGGCTGGCGAGAGATGTCTGCGAACAGCTGGAGGGGGAGCAGCAGCTCTGGTTGATCAGCTGGTGGCAAACCGTTCTCTGGCGACAGCAGCTCAACAGGGTGTCAGTTGAACGCCTGAATCGCCTGCGTCACCAATTGCTGTCGTTTGTGCAGCCACGTTTGGCTTGGGAAGTGACTCTGCTCAACCTGATCAGATCCCACACCGCCTGA